A genomic stretch from Pirellulales bacterium includes:
- a CDS encoding DUF3500 domain-containing protein, with the protein MNNDKRITCPECESGWTRRDFVKAAGGAALIAGTMPLVPRASAAPLASSAAETAAKRLYESLSDEQRKEICFEFDHPLRQKINANWAITKPSIADFFSKEQQATIDEIFRGVTSPDGYERFLKQMEGDAGGFGRYHVALFGAPGTGRFEFEMTGRHMTIRADGDSVENVAFGGPIIYGHGEGDGEAGLPGNVFYYQTQKANEVFAALDGKQREKALLPKAPQENQVPVQGPQATFPGIAVGELSPDQQALVEQVIKVILAPYRQEDVDEAVTILKSEGGLAKLHAAFYQSGNLGGDEEWDIWRLEGPGFVWHFRGSPHVHAYVNIARPKTT; encoded by the coding sequence ATGAACAACGACAAACGGATAACCTGCCCGGAGTGCGAAAGTGGTTGGACGCGACGCGATTTCGTCAAAGCGGCGGGCGGTGCCGCTCTGATCGCGGGCACGATGCCGCTGGTGCCCAGGGCTTCCGCGGCTCCCCTGGCGAGCAGCGCCGCTGAAACGGCCGCCAAGCGGTTGTACGAGTCGCTCAGCGACGAGCAACGCAAGGAAATCTGCTTCGAGTTCGACCATCCGCTGCGGCAGAAGATCAACGCCAACTGGGCGATCACCAAACCGAGCATCGCCGACTTCTTCTCCAAGGAGCAGCAGGCGACCATCGACGAGATCTTCCGCGGCGTGACCAGCCCCGACGGTTATGAGCGGTTCCTCAAGCAAATGGAGGGCGACGCGGGCGGGTTCGGCCGCTATCACGTGGCCTTGTTCGGCGCGCCGGGCACCGGCCGGTTCGAGTTCGAAATGACGGGCCGCCACATGACCATTCGGGCCGACGGCGACAGCGTGGAGAACGTGGCCTTCGGCGGCCCGATCATTTACGGCCACGGAGAAGGCGACGGCGAGGCCGGTCTGCCGGGCAACGTCTTCTATTATCAAACCCAGAAGGCCAACGAGGTCTTCGCCGCGCTCGACGGCAAGCAGCGCGAGAAGGCGTTGCTGCCCAAGGCCCCGCAAGAAAACCAGGTGCCCGTGCAAGGTCCGCAGGCGACGTTCCCCGGCATCGCGGTGGGCGAGCTGTCGCCCGACCAGCAGGCCCTGGTCGAGCAGGTGATCAAAGTCATCTTGGCGCCTTATCGTCAAGAAGACGTCGACGAGGCCGTGACGATCCTCAAGTCCGAAGGCGGTCTGGCGAAGTTGCACGCCGCCTTTTATCAGTCGGGCAATCTGGGCGGCGACGAAGAGTGGGACATCTGGCGGCTGGAAGGCCCCGGCTTTGTCTGGCACTTCCGCGGCTCGCCCCACGTTCACGCCTACGTGAACATCGCGCGGCCCAAGACGACCTGA